The following proteins come from a genomic window of Triticum aestivum cultivar Chinese Spring chromosome 6A, IWGSC CS RefSeq v2.1, whole genome shotgun sequence:
- the LOC123131723 gene encoding 2-oxoisovalerate dehydrogenase subunit beta 1, mitochondrial yields the protein MATRALREVVVRRRVGAAGIGGGRRFSDSAAAAAPVGAAERGEGGGGKAVNLFTAVNQALHIALDTDPRSYVFGEDVGFGGVFRCTTGLADRFGKQRVFNTPLCEQGIAGFAIGLAAMGNRAIAEIQFADYIFPAFDQIVNEAAKFRYRSGNEFNCGGLTIRSPYGAVGHGGHYHSQSPEAFFCHVPGLKVVIPRSPREAKGLLLASIRDPNPVIFFEPKWLYRLSVEEVPEGDYVLPLSQAEVIRKGSDITLIGWGAQLAVLEQACEDASKDGISCELIDLRTLIPWDKETVEASVSKTGKLLISHEAPITGGFGAEIAASIAERCFQRLEAPVARVCGLDTPFPLVYEPFYMPTKNKILDAIKATVNY from the exons ATGGCCACGAGGGCTTTGAGGGAGGTGGTGGTGAGGAGGAGGGTCGGAGCGGCGGGGATTGGAGGCGGCAGGCGCTTCTccgacagcgccgccgccgctgctccggtGGGCGCGGCcgagaggggagaggggggaggcgggaAGGCCGTGAACCTCTTCACCGCCGTCAACCAGGCGCTCCACATCGCGCTCGACACCGACCCGCG CTCTTATGTCTTTGGAGAGGATGTGGGTTTTGGCGGCGTCTTTCGCTGCACAACAGGGCTAGCTGATCGATTTGGGAAACAAAGAGTATTCAATACACCATTGTGTGAACAG GGTATTGCCGGATTTGCTATTGGCTTAGCAGCGATG GGTAATAGAGCTATTGCCGAAATCCAGTTTGCAGATTATATCTTTCCAGCATTTGATCAG ATTGTCAACGAAGCCGCTAAATTCAGATACCGAAGTGGAAATGAATTTAACTGTGGAG GTTTAACAATTCGATCTCCATATGGTGCTGTTGGACATGGTGGTCACTACCATTCACAGTCACCAGAGGCCTTCTTCTGTCATGTTCCTGGCCTGAAG GTTGTCATACCTCGGAGCCCACGTGAGGCCAAGGGACTGTTACTGGCCAGCATTCGTGACCCAAACCCAGTCATCTTTTTCGAGCCAAAG TGGCTTTACCGTTTGTCTGTTGAAGAAGTTCCTGAGGGGGACTATGTGCTGCCTTTATCCCAGGCAGAA GTGATCCGCAAAGGAAGTGATATAACACTTATTGGTTGGGGAGCTCAACTTGCAGTGCTGGAACAAGCGTGTGAAGATGCTTCAAAG GATGGAATTTCTTGCGAGCTCATAGATCTAAGAACACTAATTCCATGGGACAAGGAAACGGTTGAGGCCTCTGTCAGCAAGACCGGAAAGCTTCTT ATTAGTCACGAGGCCCCGATAACCGGagggtttggtgcggaaatcgctGCATCCATTGCCGAGCGCTGCTTCCAGAGG TTAGAAGCGCCTGTCGCAAGGGTCTGCGGCCTCGACACCCCTTTCCCTCTTGTTTATGAACCATTCTACATGCCCACAAAGAACAAG ATCCTAGATGCTATTAAAGCAACTGTAAATTACTGA
- the LOC123131722 gene encoding uncharacterized protein yields MPKPKEINIQVKSIDAAAGETLDVLEDTSKGNVIFVRGWHGFGASATLKAVAQRLKSSKSNFDRVVHVDCSLWKSMRALQKSVAEELELPPSVMAIFDRRDEEDDFSGIDEGSRGVIPNIRTEIFRKLASSRFVVIFHNGSDKYIDLYKCGVPVTSVLSIKVLWTWHGRFQSKYIRLRKRTKMELHTDVVVNFSHDDCIRDEALLEEAKEIVAYMGIPEPYMNHIIVDKCFQYAYALGSVSWFGWGNWEDHVFNYFVCDGIIQGQGDSSAWGVADALQRNMSMDWLRFRTDDDVLRHLQCRLHDHLLLVQHKKGLLPDNIGMDLSEVTSCFILPDGNIYYYQMTTLPDGILQHSHSSKLRVLHLSWCGFSFESPPFLCCSQLRLLQLKNCRNIPSDKHPSHNEVMSCFQKLWVLHLRSTNWYRLLSEEMMNFMVDLRELTVEEVEDWSISDLRGRGPSLVKVHVEEQGYYLPTKDQNLPDLSSASFLKAVILINCVHVEQVVPGMLPPLLESFTFSRDSYTHDYARISRISFRGCSQLKSILLQGDLGKLEELDLSGTAVKTLDLRELEINNIKFLILLGCEKLYAILWPLENKMTKVLEVMHIDTTRSTSHGQANWEEKPRDPIAAVGSSSILVATATELGISQHASFDFKWYISLRDTRILRSLEPVKYNEQNHIYMEMGSSPTSGAIASDSEAAQGIRSLCRPDKYLYSRGIFFQFNQRAGAENEGAISWMSDCPAIPTPTAQDLYVHIQDNQGMKRGLLQQQQSNMEGINTSADLTACLVFNSARMLHVHDSSSITCITCPQGSYWRSLEWCRVERCPELRTVFRTAQQSEGDSFCHQLSTFWASQLLKARYIWYWSAMRVFSSVNIVLLHLDYCPRLIHVLPLSESVDTLPCLDTLEIVCCGDLREIFALDPKQKEQKVIQFPKLRRIHLYELPSLRRICGSKMSAPNLETIKIRGCWSLKCLPAVSGNNQKLPSVDCEKEWWDNLELDGVEANHHSSLYEHSHSSYYKAQLPRGTVLR; encoded by the exons ATGCCTAAACCAAAG GAGATCAATATTCAAGTAAAAAGTATCGATGCTGCCGCAGGAGAGACACTGGACGTTTTGGAGGATACAAGCAAAGGAAATGTGATCTTCGTCCGTGGTTGGCATGGATTTGGGGCATCAGCAACACTCAAGGCAGTAGCTCAACGCCTGAAATCATCAAAATCAAACTTTGACAGGGTTGTTCATGTGGATTGCTCGCTGTGGAAAAGCATGAGGGCCCTGCAAAAGTCGGTCGCGGAGGAGCTAGAGCTTCCACCATCGGTGATGGCCATCTTCGATCGGCGGGACGAGGAGGATGATTTCAGTGGGATAGACGAAGGCTCTCGAGGGGTGATACCAAATATCAGAACAGAAATCTTCAGAAAGCTTGCTAGCAGTAGATTCGTGGTGATATTTCACAATGGGAGTGACAAATACATTGACCTGTATAAGTGTGGTGTTCCGGTAACATCAGTTTTGAGTATCAAGGTGTTGTGGACCTGGCACGGGAGGTTTCAATCCAAATACATACGTCTCCGTAAACGGACAAAGATGGAGCTGCATACTGATGTTGTTGTCAATTTTTCTCATGATGACTGCATCCGTGATGAAGCACtattggaagaggccaaggagatTGTCGCTTATATGGGTATTCCAGAGCCTTACATGAACCATATAATAGTTGACAAGTGTTTCCAGTATGCCTATGCACTGGGATCTGTCAGTTGGTTCGGTTGGGGGAACTGGGAGGACCATGTTTTTAACTACTTTGTGTGTGATGGGATTATACAAGGGCAAGGCGATAGTTCAGCATGGGGAGTAGCCGATGCTCTACAGAGAAACATGTCTATGGATTGGCTTCGTTTCCGCACTGATGATGATGTTCTTCGCCACCTGCAGTGCAGGCTTCATGACCACTTGCTTTTGGTGCAACACAAGAAGGGCCTCCTACCTGATAATATTGGCATGGATCTTTCTGAGGTGACATCCTGCTTCATCTTACCAGATGGCAACATCTATTATTACCAGATGACGACATTACCAGATGGCATATTGCAACATTCACACAGCAGCAAGCTGCGTGTGTTACATCTCTCTTGGTGCGGCTTCAGTTTTGAATCGCCTCCCTTCCTCTGTTGCAGCCAGCTAAGACTCCTCCAGCTGAAGAACTGCAGAAATATCCCATCAGATAAGCATCCAAGCCACAATGAAGTGATGTCATGCTTCCAGAAGCTGTGGGTGCTGCACCTGAGATCTACAAACTGGTATCGATTACTATCAGAAGAGATGATGAACTTTATGGTTGACCTCAGGGAGTTGACTGTAGAAGAAGTCGAGGATTGGAGCATAAGTGATTTACGTGGCAGGGGACCTTCCCTTGTCAAGGTCCACGTAGAGGAACAAGGCTACTACTTACCAACCAAGGACCAGAACTTGCCTGACCTGTCTAGCGCAAGCTTCCTTAAGGCAGTCATCCTTATCAATTGTGTTCATGTGGAACAGGTTGTCCCCGGCATGCTGCCCCCATTGCTTGAGTCATTCACCTTCTCGCGTGATTCTTATACTCATGACTACGCCAGGATATCTAGAATTTCCTTCCGGGGTTGTTCTCAGTTGAAGAGTATACTATTGCAAGGAGATCTAGGGAAACTCGAGGAGCTGGACCTCTCAGGCACAGCAGTGAAAACCCTCGACCTCAGAGAGTTGGAAATTAACAATATCAAATTCCTCATCTTGTTGGGCTGTGAGAAGCTTTATGCAATATTATGGCCACTAGAAAACAAAATGACAAAGGTTTTGGAGGTAATGCACATCGACACCACACGATCTACATCACATGGCCAAGCTAATTGGGAAGAAAAACCAAGGGACCCTATTGCAGCTGTAGGATCATCATCTATTCTTGTTGCTACTGCTACTGAACTAGGCATCAGTCAACATGCGTCCTTTGATTTTAAATGGTACATCTCTCTAAGGGATACAAGGATCCTTAGGTCGCTTGAACCGGTTAAATATAATGAGCAAAATCATATATATATGGAAATGGGTTCATCTCCTACAAGTGGTGCTATTGCTAGTGACAGTGAAGCTGCTCAAGGAATCCGGAGTCTGTGTAGGCCTGATAAGTATTTATATTCAAGGGGTATCTTCTTTCAATTCAACCAGCGGGCTGGCGCTGAAAATGAAGGTGCAATCAGCTGGATGTCGGATTGCCCAGCTATTCCTACTCCAACAGCTCAAGACTTGTATGTTCACATACAAGATAATCAGGGGATGAAGAGGGGATTACTGCAGCAACAACAAAGCAACATGGAAGGAATTAATACTAGTGCTGACTTAACCGCTTGTTTGGTATTTAACAGTGCTCGCATGCTTCACGTGCATGATAGCTCATCCATCACTTGCATCACATGCCCGCAAGGTTCATACTGGAGGAGCCTTGAATGGTGTCGAGTCGAGAGGTGCCCCGAGCTGCGTACTGTCTTTCGTACTGCCCAGCAAAGTGAGGGTGATAGCTTCTGTCATCAGCTGAGCACATTCTGGGCATCTCAACTCCTGAAGGCACGCTACATCTGGTATTGGAGTGCAATGCGTGTGTTTTCCTCTGTAAACATAGTACTGTTGCACCTGGACTATTGCCCTAGGCTCATACACGTGCTTCCCTTGTCGGAGTCTGTGGACACTTTGCCTTGCCTAGATACCCTGGAAATTGTGTGTTGCGGTGATCTTAGGGAGATCTTCGCTTTGGACCCTAAGCAAAAGGAGCAGAAAGTTATACAGTTTCCCAAGCTAAGGCGCATCCACCTGTATGAGCTCCCCAGCCTGCGGCGCATCTGTGGGAGCAAGATGTCCGCGCCCAACTTGGAGACCATCAAGATTAGGGGCTGCTGGAGCCTCAAGTGCCTTCCTGCTGTCAGCGGAAACAACCAGAAGCTGCCTAGTGTGGACTGTGAGAAGGAATGGTGGGATAACCTTGAGTTGGACGGGGTGGAGGCGAACCACCACTCTTCACTCTATGAGCATAGCCACTCGTCATACTACAAGGCCCAGCTGCCAAGAGGCACAGTTTTAAG GTAA